Genomic DNA from Desulfonema ishimotonii:
TCGGTCTCCCTGATTGAAGAGCCGATGGCGGCGGCCATCGGGGCCGATCTCCCGGTAGCCGATCCGATATGCAATATGGTCGTGGATATCGGCGGCGGCACCACTGAGGTCGCCACCATCTCCCTGGCAGGCGTCGTGTCCGGAAAATCCGTTAAAATTGCCGGGGACAGGATGGACGACGCCATCATGCGCTATATCCGCAAGAAGTATAATTTCATCATCGGGGAGCGGACGGCGGAGTTCGTCAAAATGACCATCGGCAATGCGTGCCCCGATCCCCGGAATCCGGAAAGCATGGAGGTGAAGGGCTGGAATATCATATCGGGGGAACCGAAAATTTTTTCCGTGAATGCCTTGGAGATCCGGGAGGCCATTGGCGAACAACTGGACGCCATTGTCGAAGCCGTGAAAATCGTTCTGGACCGGACGCCACAGGAACTCACAGCCAACGTCATCGACAGGGGGATACTGCTGACCGGCGGCGGCGCACTGTTGAAAAGGCTGGACAGATTCCTCATGGAAAAGAGCGGGCTCCCGGTAACCGTGGCCGACGACCCGCTTTCCACCATCGTTCTGGGATCGGGCAAGGCCATGATCAGCCCGGATATTTTCAGCCGTGTGGTCGTTTCATAACATACGTCTTTTACGATCCCCCATCTCTGACCTGTAACATAAGGAACCTTTTATGAACACGAATCTGCGAAATATGGTCCTCCGGAGTTTTATATTCCGGGAAACCGCTCTGATGCTCTCTGATGCGCCGGAATCCCGGAAATCACCCCTGAATATCGCCGGAGAAAACCTTACGGGATTCCGTCTGGGCAATGCCCCCCTGCGCGGCTCAAATCTGGCGGATGTCAATCTGTATCAGGCGGATCTTGCGGGAGCGGATCTCCGGGGGGCAAATTTGCACCGCAGCTATCTGGCAAAGGCAAACCTTCAGAATACAAGGATGGAGGAGATCTGCCTGGCAGAGGCAACTCTTGAAGGCGCCCTGCTGACGGGGTCAAATCTGACAGATGCGGATCTGTGGCGGGCAAATCTCAGGTCTGCGATACTCACGGAGGCCCGTCTGCCGGGGGCCTGCCTTGCAGAGGCAAACCTCTCGGATGCCAACCTCAGAAACACGGCCCTGCAATATGCCCGTCTTGCCGAAGCGAATCTCCGGGGCGCCCTGATGGAAAGGGCGGATCTGAGATGTGCGGATTTGCAGGCTGCGGATTTACGATCGGCCACCCTTTGCCGGGCCAATCTGTCCCAGACAAAATTCCAGCAGGCAGATCTGCGCGGAGCCGATCTGCAACATGCAACCCTGCGGCAAACCGATATGTGGAGAGCCGATCTTGCGGGGGCGGATTTGCAGGAGAGCGACCTCTGCCAGGCAACGCTCATGGGGGCCGGGACTGTCCGGGCCATCCTGTGGAAAGCCGATCTTTCGGGAGCCGATCTGGCCTGTGCCCGTCTGAACAGGGCGATCCTGCGGGACGCCAATCTGGAAAATGCGGACCTGACCGGCGCTGACCTCTCCCATGCAGACCTCTTGGGGGCAAAAGGTCTGAAAGCGGAGCAACTGGCCGGGGCCGGGAGCCTGTACCGGACCAAACTGAATCGCGGCCTCAGACGGTATTTGAAAAAATACTATCCCCGCCTTTTCCGGTCGGCAGCCGGAGCCGATAATGCCTGAATCCCTCTCTGACCGCCCCGCAAAGGGCGGGCATAAAAACGCCGCCCTTTGCAAGTCTCAGACCTATTTGTCCTTCCCTACCGCGTGTACCTTCTCCTGACACCTGCGAGGCCGATCAGGCCGATGCCCAGGAGCGCCATTGTGGCGGGTTCGGGGGTCGGATTCAGCCCAACAGAGTCGATAAAACCGCCGAGCGTATTGTCTGCCCCGGTGGCCTGGAAGACCATATCATATTCGCCGGTCGTGCCGACGTTAAAATAATATGTGTAGTGCTCCCACCCCGGCGTTGCTCTGTTGTCATCCGCCAGTTCAAAAGAATAACCGCCGATACCGTACTCAATGCCGTTGTCATTGCTTGTTGCCCTTCTGGACTGATAATAGAAGTCGAGGATATATGATCCTGCTTCCAGCGTGACACTTTGCTTCATCGCGCTGTTACCGTGACTGTCCAGTTCAACATAGTAATTACCGGAATGAGCTGTGGTTATTGTATTACGCTGAATTTCAATGCCGGGGCCTTCCAGAACATCCCAGCCGGGAACCTGATCCTGAGTAGTTTCACTGTAGACGTGCCATCCTTTTCCCGAAAGACCATATTCGGTGTCCGTATCAAAATTACCGTTGTCGAGAAGGTTTGCATGAGCAGTTCCAACCATTGCCAGAAAAAACAAAATGCCGAAAATCACAATACTCTTTTTCATTGTTCACAC
This window encodes:
- a CDS encoding PEP-CTERM sorting domain-containing protein encodes the protein MKKSIVIFGILFFLAMVGTAHANLLDNGNFDTDTEYGLSGKGWHVYSETTQDQVPGWDVLEGPGIEIQRNTITTAHSGNYYVELDSHGNSAMKQSVTLEAGSYILDFYYQSRRATSNDNGIEYGIGGYSFELADDNRATPGWEHYTYYFNVGTTGEYDMVFQATGADNTLGGFIDSVGLNPTPEPATMALLGIGLIGLAGVRRRYTR
- a CDS encoding pentapeptide repeat-containing protein; the protein is MNTNLRNMVLRSFIFRETALMLSDAPESRKSPLNIAGENLTGFRLGNAPLRGSNLADVNLYQADLAGADLRGANLHRSYLAKANLQNTRMEEICLAEATLEGALLTGSNLTDADLWRANLRSAILTEARLPGACLAEANLSDANLRNTALQYARLAEANLRGALMERADLRCADLQAADLRSATLCRANLSQTKFQQADLRGADLQHATLRQTDMWRADLAGADLQESDLCQATLMGAGTVRAILWKADLSGADLACARLNRAILRDANLENADLTGADLSHADLLGAKGLKAEQLAGAGSLYRTKLNRGLRRYLKKYYPRLFRSAAGADNA